A DNA window from Actinokineospora baliensis contains the following coding sequences:
- the fusA gene encoding elongation factor G: MALDVLTDLAKVRNIGIMAHIDAGKTTTTERILFYTGISYKIGEVHDGAAVMDWMEQEQERGITITSAATTCYWKDHQINIIDTPGHVDFTVEVERSLRVLDGAVAVFDGKEGVEPQSEQVWRQASKYDVPRICFVNKMDKLGADFYFTVRTISERLGAKPLPIQLPIGSEGDFIGVVDLVEMRALTWRGEVKKGEDYAIEEIPADLLDKAKEYRDALVEAVAETDDELMELYIGGEELSIEQIKTGIRKIVTDGSAYPVLCGSAFKNKGVQPMLDAVIDYLPSPLDVPDVEGTLQDGETKVTRRPSVEEPFSGLAFKIAAHPFFGKLTYVRVYSGRVASGAQVINSTKDRKERIGKLFQMHANKEQPVDEAIAGHIYAVIGLKDTTTGETLSDPSNPIVLESMTFPDPVIQVAIEPKTKADQEKLGTAIQKLAEEDPTFKVSLDEETGQTIIAGMGELHLDILVDRMRREFKVEANIGKPQVAYRETIRKTVEKLDYTHKKQTGGSGQFAKVVIKLEPLDTTTSDGALYEFANAVTGGRVPREYIPSVDAGAQDAMQYGVLAGYPLVGLKLTLLDGAYHEVDSSEMAFKVAGSMALKEAARKAGPVILEPMMAVEVTTPEDYMGDVIGDLNSRRGQIQAMEERSGARVVKALVPLSEMFGYVGDLRSKTQGRANYSMVFDSYAEVPANVSKEIIAKATGE, from the coding sequence GTGGCACTCGACGTGCTGACCGACCTCGCCAAGGTCCGCAACATCGGGATCATGGCCCACATCGACGCGGGCAAGACCACGACGACCGAGCGGATCCTCTTCTACACGGGGATCAGCTACAAGATCGGCGAGGTGCACGACGGCGCCGCGGTCATGGACTGGATGGAGCAGGAGCAGGAGCGGGGGATCACCATCACCTCCGCCGCCACCACCTGCTACTGGAAAGACCACCAGATCAACATCATCGACACCCCCGGGCACGTCGACTTCACCGTCGAGGTGGAGCGGTCGCTTCGGGTGCTCGACGGTGCGGTCGCGGTGTTCGACGGCAAGGAGGGCGTCGAGCCCCAGTCCGAGCAGGTGTGGCGCCAGGCCTCCAAGTACGACGTGCCGCGCATCTGCTTCGTGAACAAGATGGACAAGCTCGGCGCCGACTTCTACTTCACCGTGCGCACGATCTCCGAGCGCCTCGGCGCCAAGCCGCTGCCGATCCAGCTCCCGATCGGGTCGGAGGGCGACTTCATCGGCGTCGTCGACCTGGTCGAGATGCGGGCGCTCACCTGGCGCGGCGAGGTCAAGAAGGGCGAGGACTACGCCATCGAGGAGATCCCGGCGGATCTGCTCGACAAGGCCAAGGAGTACCGGGACGCCCTCGTCGAGGCCGTCGCCGAGACCGATGACGAGCTCATGGAGCTCTACATCGGCGGCGAGGAGCTCAGCATCGAGCAGATCAAGACCGGCATCCGCAAGATCGTCACCGACGGTTCGGCGTACCCGGTGCTGTGCGGCTCGGCGTTCAAGAACAAGGGCGTGCAGCCCATGCTCGACGCCGTGATCGACTACCTGCCCTCGCCCCTGGATGTCCCCGACGTCGAGGGCACGCTGCAGGACGGCGAGACCAAGGTGACCCGCAGGCCCAGCGTCGAGGAGCCCTTCTCCGGCCTGGCCTTCAAGATCGCCGCGCACCCCTTCTTCGGCAAGCTGACCTACGTCCGCGTCTACTCGGGACGGGTCGCCTCCGGTGCCCAGGTCATCAACTCGACCAAGGACCGCAAGGAGCGCATCGGGAAGCTGTTCCAGATGCACGCCAACAAGGAGCAGCCGGTCGACGAGGCCATCGCCGGGCACATCTACGCGGTCATCGGGCTCAAGGACACCACCACCGGTGAGACCCTGTCCGACCCGTCGAACCCGATCGTGCTCGAGTCGATGACCTTCCCGGACCCGGTCATCCAGGTCGCCATCGAGCCCAAGACGAAGGCCGACCAGGAGAAGCTGGGCACCGCGATCCAGAAGCTGGCCGAGGAGGACCCCACCTTCAAGGTCAGCCTGGACGAGGAGACCGGCCAGACGATCATCGCGGGCATGGGCGAGCTCCACCTGGACATCCTGGTGGACCGCATGCGCCGCGAGTTCAAGGTCGAGGCCAACATCGGCAAGCCGCAGGTGGCCTACCGCGAGACCATCCGCAAGACGGTCGAGAAGCTGGACTACACCCACAAGAAGCAGACCGGTGGGTCGGGCCAGTTCGCGAAGGTCGTCATCAAGCTCGAGCCGCTGGACACCACGACCAGCGACGGCGCGCTCTACGAGTTCGCCAACGCGGTCACCGGTGGCCGCGTCCCGCGCGAGTACATCCCCTCGGTCGACGCCGGTGCGCAGGACGCCATGCAGTACGGTGTTCTCGCCGGTTACCCGCTGGTGGGGCTGAAGTTGACGCTGCTCGACGGTGCCTACCACGAGGTGGACTCGTCGGAAATGGCGTTCAAGGTCGCCGGTTCCATGGCGCTCAAGGAAGCCGCCCGCAAGGCGGGTCCGGTGATCCTGGAACCGATGATGGCGGTCGAGGTGACCACCCCAGAGGACTACATGGGTGATGTCATCGGCGACCTCAACTCCCGCCGAGGCCAGATCCAGGCCATGGAGGAGCGCAGTGGGGCCCGCGTCGTCAAGGCGCTGGTGCCGCTGTCTGAGATGTTCGGGTACGTGGGCGACCTGCGGTCCAAGACCCAGGGCCGGGCCAACTACTCGATGGTGTTCGACTCCTACGCCGAGGTTCCCGCGAACGTCTCGAAGGAGATCATCGCCAAGGCGACGGGGGAGTAA
- the rpsG gene encoding 30S ribosomal protein S7 has product MPRKGPAPKRPLISDPVYSSPLVTQLINKVLKDGKRSVAERIVYGALEGARDKTGTDPVVTLKRALDNVKPTLEVKSRRVGGATYQVPIEVKPGRSTTLALRWLVSFSQARREKTMIERLMNELLDASNGLGASVKRREDTHKMAESNKAFAHYRW; this is encoded by the coding sequence ATGCCCCGTAAGGGACCGGCCCCGAAGCGGCCGCTGATCTCCGACCCGGTGTACAGCTCGCCGCTGGTCACCCAGCTCATCAACAAGGTGCTCAAGGACGGCAAGCGCTCGGTCGCCGAGCGCATCGTCTACGGCGCCCTGGAAGGTGCCCGCGACAAGACCGGCACCGACCCGGTCGTCACCCTCAAGCGCGCCCTCGACAACGTGAAGCCGACCCTGGAGGTCAAGAGCCGCCGCGTCGGTGGTGCGACCTACCAGGTGCCGATCGAGGTCAAGCCGGGTCGCTCGACGACCCTGGCGCTGCGCTGGTTGGTGTCCTTCTCGCAGGCGCGCCGGGAGAAGACCATGATCGAGCGGCTGATGAACGAGCTCCTCGACGCCTCCAACGGTCTTGGCGCCAGCGTCAAGCGCCGCGAGGACACGCACAAGATGGCCGAGTCCAACAAGGCCTTCGCCCACTACCGCTGGTGA
- the rpsL gene encoding 30S ribosomal protein S12, translating to MPTIQQLVRKGRQDKVAKQKTAALKGSPQRRGVCTRVYTTTPKKPNSALRKVARVKLTSGIEVTAYIPGEGHNLQEHSMVLVRGGRVKDLPGVRYKIIRGSLDTQGVKNRKQARSLYGAKKEKS from the coding sequence ATGCCCACGATCCAGCAGCTGGTCCGCAAGGGCCGCCAGGACAAGGTCGCCAAGCAGAAGACTGCGGCTCTCAAGGGGAGCCCGCAGCGGCGTGGCGTGTGCACCCGCGTGTACACCACCACCCCGAAGAAGCCGAACTCCGCCCTCCGCAAGGTCGCCCGCGTGAAGCTGACCAGCGGTATCGAGGTCACGGCGTACATCCCGGGCGAGGGGCACAACCTGCAGGAGCACTCGATGGTGCTCGTGCGCGGCGGCCGCGTTAAGGACCTCCCGGGTGTTCGGTACAAGATCATCCGCGGCTCGCTGGACACGCAGGGCGTGAAGAACCGCAAGCAGGCGCGCAGCCTCTACGGCGCGAAGAAGGAGAAGAGCTGA
- a CDS encoding Imm1 family immunity protein — MTRLSVYYTAEPEDGLVLADEAAVREFVERLRLDSVAYGVGLMSLWYVDGDVATPEFGVGVNGGVGVLSYSGREWPGLWASHDGTASTSAVLDYDHMGSAVEVLANSQIPYPAVLEAAVGFFRSRGDRPASVRWQREGAD, encoded by the coding sequence ATGACCCGGCTCAGCGTCTACTACACCGCCGAGCCCGAGGACGGCTTGGTGCTCGCTGACGAGGCCGCGGTTCGGGAGTTCGTCGAACGCCTGCGGCTCGACTCGGTCGCGTACGGGGTTGGGCTCATGAGCCTGTGGTACGTCGACGGGGACGTCGCGACCCCGGAGTTCGGGGTTGGGGTCAACGGAGGCGTCGGGGTGCTGTCCTACAGCGGTCGGGAGTGGCCAGGTCTGTGGGCGAGCCACGACGGCACGGCGAGCACCTCGGCTGTGCTCGACTACGACCACATGGGCAGCGCGGTCGAAGTGTTGGCCAACAGCCAGATCCCGTACCCCGCGGTGCTCGAGGCGGCCGTCGGCTTCTTCCGGTCCCGCGGTGACCGCCCGGCGTCGGTGCGGTGGCAGCGGGAAGGCGCTGACTAA
- a CDS encoding DddA-like double-stranded DNA deaminase toxin: MSIAEHMAQLEAVAEELGRTIAAVRAVLSELDAAYRQVDEILDGAAGHGDVEPPLLAAHEQATDLLDVLAVVEWQLRAYLARASPGIKPAPEPPRPLVERLRRELPPDIIPPHVRPRGTPPAKTHARWVGPDGVVHVDTSGRDAKYQQALLWFEAQPGGRIPRRASDVEMKLAVHMRLEGIRSVTVVINHVPCPGEWGCDALVPKILPPGSSMTIHGAGGFLKTYRGEA, translated from the coding sequence GTGTCCATCGCTGAGCACATGGCTCAACTGGAAGCGGTGGCCGAGGAGCTCGGTCGGACGATCGCGGCCGTTCGTGCGGTGCTGTCCGAACTCGATGCGGCGTACCGCCAGGTCGACGAGATCCTCGACGGTGCCGCAGGGCACGGGGATGTCGAACCACCGTTGCTCGCCGCGCACGAGCAAGCGACGGATCTGCTCGACGTGCTGGCGGTGGTCGAATGGCAACTGAGGGCCTACCTCGCTCGCGCATCGCCCGGCATCAAGCCCGCTCCGGAACCACCCCGTCCGCTCGTCGAGCGGCTGCGGCGTGAGCTCCCACCGGACATCATCCCGCCCCACGTGCGCCCAAGGGGGACTCCGCCTGCCAAGACGCATGCCAGGTGGGTCGGACCCGATGGGGTTGTCCACGTCGATACCAGCGGACGGGACGCGAAGTACCAGCAGGCGCTGCTGTGGTTCGAGGCGCAACCCGGTGGGCGGATTCCACGTCGGGCGTCGGATGTCGAGATGAAGCTGGCCGTGCACATGAGGCTCGAGGGAATACGCTCCGTCACCGTGGTCATCAACCACGTCCCGTGCCCTGGCGAGTGGGGGTGCGACGCCCTCGTCCCCAAGATACTTCCCCCGGGTAGTTCGATGACCATCCACGGCGCGGGGGGCTTCCTGAAGACCTACCGAGGAGAGGCATGA
- a CDS encoding DUF397 domain-containing protein, translated as MTWRKSTRSSNGSDCVEVRNDLSAVRDSKNPGGPTLPANIQSLVRHLKG; from the coding sequence ATGACTTGGCGCAAGTCCACCCGCAGCAGCAACGGCTCCGACTGCGTTGAGGTCCGCAACGACCTGTCCGCCGTGCGGGACTCGAAGAACCCCGGCGGCCCCACCCTGCCCGCCAACATCCAGTCGCTGGTCCGCCACCTCAAGGGCTGA
- a CDS encoding DUF397 domain-containing protein produces MQNPTWRKSTRSSNGTNCVEVRNDLSAVRDSKNPDGPALPIDVRGLVRHLRAES; encoded by the coding sequence ATGCAGAACCCCACCTGGCGCAAGTCCACCCGCAGCAGCAACGGCACCAACTGCGTTGAGGTCCGCAACGACCTGTCCGCCGTGCGGGACTCGAAGAACCCCGATGGCCCTGCCCTGCCGATCGACGTCCGTGGCCTGGTGCGGCACCTGAGGGCTGAGTCATGA
- a CDS encoding helix-turn-helix domain-containing protein translates to MERVDPSALRWLIGVELTNYRKHAGASQAEVGKALKISGGMVAHFEVGRHLPSPQQIDVMLTHYGAPRYDIDRLGYLAGRADKSSWLARWNDIIPDWARTYVGLEGLASHVVTYAPLVLNALTQTREYSAGVTAPSSRVRPDQEERLVGLRMERQDRVFSAENPLHVTMIVEESVLDRPIGSSPEVMRGQLEHLLELGERENVAILVLPTAIGRHDGLEGQFTVLHFRDTDDEIQARPVVFVEIPDDAIYIQEQRQVAQYTRNADQLREVALSPAESATAIRTRLAAFE, encoded by the coding sequence GTGGAACGTGTTGACCCCTCGGCGCTGCGCTGGCTGATCGGTGTCGAGCTGACCAACTACCGCAAGCACGCGGGCGCGTCGCAGGCGGAGGTCGGCAAGGCCTTGAAGATATCGGGCGGAATGGTCGCCCACTTCGAAGTCGGACGGCATTTGCCCTCACCGCAACAGATAGATGTCATGCTCACCCACTACGGCGCCCCCAGGTACGACATCGATCGACTGGGATACCTCGCAGGTAGAGCCGACAAAAGCAGCTGGCTCGCCCGCTGGAACGACATCATTCCGGACTGGGCGCGGACCTACGTCGGCCTGGAAGGACTGGCCTCCCACGTTGTCACCTACGCACCATTGGTGCTGAATGCACTGACGCAGACCCGCGAATACTCCGCCGGTGTGACCGCTCCGAGTTCTCGGGTGCGGCCGGATCAGGAGGAAAGGCTGGTCGGTCTGCGCATGGAGCGCCAAGACCGGGTGTTCAGCGCGGAGAACCCGCTGCACGTCACGATGATCGTCGAAGAATCGGTGCTGGACCGGCCGATCGGGAGCTCACCGGAGGTGATGCGCGGCCAGTTGGAGCACCTGCTCGAGTTGGGAGAACGCGAGAACGTCGCGATCCTGGTGCTTCCCACGGCGATCGGCCGCCACGACGGCCTGGAAGGGCAGTTCACCGTGCTGCACTTCCGCGACACGGATGACGAGATCCAAGCCCGGCCAGTCGTTTTCGTCGAGATCCCGGATGACGCGATCTACATCCAGGAGCAGCGTCAGGTGGCGCAGTACACTCGTAACGCGGACCAGCTACGCGAGGTGGCTCTCTCACCAGCAGAGTCCGCCACCGCGATCCGAACCCGGCTGGCCGCGTTCGAGTGA
- a CDS encoding DUF4082 domain-containing protein: MLRRLVALVSAALLAPLATPTTAAAAVDEITSWTQLPRSTSVLPLGRPVLITGVADHTPWSPGYEQPISAVEVSFDGGAHWDSTAVRAGLSSTKWSVEHTFTTPGAATVTVRAWIQSRAQNTPLHQVDYWVGSGPLPTLPCSACPLPTPPRGDVVENPVDPDPRAVELGVRFQVDRPGHISSIRSTNNYAYGEGTRIARLWTASGDLLGEALENSTTVAHDFDFATWIPVQPGVTYVASVHTPWGNYASTENYFTAAIVQAPFLLEEDAGVYRYPDESPFGVPTQTYAHSAYSVVPVFSW; this comes from the coding sequence GTGCTCCGCAGGCTCGTCGCGCTGGTTTCCGCCGCTCTGCTCGCCCCGCTCGCCACGCCCACCACCGCGGCCGCCGCGGTGGACGAGATCACCTCCTGGACCCAGTTACCCCGGTCGACGAGCGTGCTGCCCCTGGGCAGACCGGTGCTCATCACCGGCGTCGCCGACCACACCCCCTGGAGCCCCGGCTACGAACAGCCCATCAGCGCCGTCGAGGTGTCATTCGACGGCGGGGCGCACTGGGACAGCACCGCCGTCCGGGCCGGGCTGTCGTCGACCAAGTGGAGCGTCGAGCACACCTTCACCACCCCCGGCGCGGCGACCGTGACCGTGCGCGCGTGGATCCAGTCGCGGGCGCAGAACACGCCTCTGCACCAGGTCGACTACTGGGTCGGTTCCGGCCCGCTGCCCACCCTCCCCTGCAGCGCCTGCCCGTTGCCCACCCCGCCGCGCGGTGACGTGGTCGAGAACCCGGTCGACCCGGACCCGCGCGCGGTGGAACTCGGCGTGCGGTTCCAGGTCGACCGCCCTGGGCACATCAGCAGCATCAGGTCGACCAACAACTACGCGTACGGCGAAGGCACCCGCATCGCCCGCCTATGGACCGCGAGCGGCGACCTATTGGGCGAAGCGTTGGAGAACAGCACCACAGTGGCCCATGACTTCGACTTCGCGACATGGATCCCTGTGCAGCCCGGGGTTACCTATGTGGCCTCCGTCCACACCCCGTGGGGCAACTACGCGAGCACCGAGAACTACTTCACCGCCGCGATCGTCCAGGCCCCGTTCTTGCTCGAAGAGGACGCAGGCGTCTACCGGTACCCGGACGAATCGCCCTTCGGCGTGCCCACCCAGACCTACGCCCACAGCGCCTACTCGGTGGTGCCCGTCTTCAGCTGGTAG
- a CDS encoding DUF4082 domain-containing protein → MRRLVVLVLAMLLLVPGVAAAAAAPQVWVDLPSDNVLVPQDQPVTVRGHSRGVAGVGVKYTEIGLHDQNHFIVIAGAGQNDWEYTFTPGPSRVGPLTVYARVVLDDRQTTVAEVLHLRVGDEQQPGTCPCVFNGTGDNRAYYERTPLEFGFRFFVDRPGRVTHVHIPTWQLQTKGMTASLWTAQGALLARTSDYSYAENRFFTFATPIALEPFAAYVVSYTSVDGTYTAAPGYFTKRITNGAITAHYDYYEPFPFSAPGLYGAPGQFPRSTYNGTDYSVSPIFVT, encoded by the coding sequence ATGCGGCGTCTGGTCGTGCTCGTGCTGGCCATGTTGTTGCTCGTCCCCGGCGTCGCGGCCGCCGCGGCGGCACCGCAGGTGTGGGTGGACCTGCCGTCGGACAACGTCCTCGTCCCGCAGGACCAGCCGGTGACGGTGCGCGGGCACTCGCGGGGTGTGGCCGGGGTCGGGGTCAAGTACACCGAAATCGGACTGCACGACCAGAACCACTTCATCGTCATCGCGGGCGCGGGCCAGAACGACTGGGAGTACACCTTCACCCCGGGGCCGTCGCGGGTCGGGCCGCTGACGGTCTACGCGCGGGTTGTCCTGGACGACCGGCAGACCACCGTCGCGGAGGTGCTGCACCTGCGGGTCGGCGACGAGCAGCAGCCGGGCACGTGCCCTTGTGTCTTCAACGGCACAGGCGACAACCGGGCCTACTACGAGCGGACCCCGCTGGAGTTCGGTTTCCGCTTCTTCGTCGACCGGCCGGGGCGGGTGACCCATGTCCACATCCCGACCTGGCAGTTGCAGACCAAGGGGATGACGGCGAGCCTGTGGACCGCCCAGGGCGCGCTGCTCGCCAGGACCAGCGACTACAGCTACGCCGAGAACCGCTTCTTCACCTTCGCGACGCCTATAGCGCTGGAACCCTTCGCTGCGTACGTGGTGAGCTACACCTCCGTTGACGGCACCTACACCGCCGCGCCCGGATACTTCACCAAACGGATCACCAACGGCGCCATCACCGCGCACTACGACTACTACGAGCCGTTCCCGTTCTCCGCACCTGGCCTCTATGGCGCGCCGGGGCAATTCCCCAGGTCGACCTACAACGGGACCGACTACTCCGTATCGCCGATCTTCGTCACCTGA
- a CDS encoding DUF4082 domain-containing protein, producing the protein MLRKLAAVIFIVLLVPVAASADAALGHPDSFVQSPLEGNVVPLDVPVVFAGVAGYTGTSPHPITAVEVSFDDGDTWELADGTDTWSLVKTLTTTGPLVVTSRAWAGEQVESTYREKHMWAGSGPLPALNCTRCEFWQPNRGDTTYLDADPDARQVEVGTRFQVDRPGHITAVMGFNYATGEGTQIGRLWSADGELLAEAPKSSGIDFVFDEPVPVEPGKTYIASYYTPWGHYAVTEGHFTAATVQAPFTALPDAGVYRYLDEDPDGFPSNTYEGSYYWVMPVFTP; encoded by the coding sequence TTGCTGCGCAAGCTGGCCGCGGTCATATTCATCGTCTTGCTCGTGCCGGTCGCAGCGAGCGCGGATGCCGCCCTGGGGCACCCGGACTCCTTCGTGCAGTCGCCGCTCGAGGGCAACGTCGTGCCTCTTGACGTGCCTGTGGTGTTCGCGGGCGTGGCCGGGTACACGGGCACGAGCCCGCACCCCATCACCGCGGTGGAGGTGTCGTTCGACGACGGGGACACGTGGGAGCTCGCGGATGGCACCGACACGTGGAGCCTGGTGAAGACGTTGACCACCACGGGGCCTCTGGTGGTCACCTCCCGCGCGTGGGCGGGTGAGCAGGTGGAGAGCACTTACCGCGAGAAGCACATGTGGGCGGGCAGTGGACCCCTGCCCGCTTTGAACTGCACCCGCTGCGAGTTCTGGCAGCCCAACCGCGGCGACACGACGTACCTCGATGCCGATCCCGATGCGCGGCAGGTCGAGGTGGGCACCCGCTTCCAGGTCGACCGGCCCGGTCACATCACGGCGGTCATGGGCTTCAACTACGCCACCGGCGAAGGCACCCAGATCGGCCGCCTGTGGAGCGCCGACGGTGAACTCCTGGCCGAAGCACCGAAGTCGTCGGGCATCGACTTCGTCTTCGACGAGCCCGTCCCGGTCGAGCCCGGCAAGACCTACATCGCGTCGTACTACACGCCGTGGGGCCACTACGCCGTGACCGAGGGCCACTTCACCGCGGCCACGGTCCAGGCCCCCTTCACGGCCCTGCCCGACGCGGGCGTCTACCGGTACCTGGACGAAGACCCGGACGGCTTCCCCTCGAACACCTACGAGGGCAGCTACTACTGGGTCATGCCCGTGTTCACCCCCTGA
- a CDS encoding DUF4082 domain-containing protein — MLRRLISILSALLLLPTISPGIAHAIPGAIITTPSDTGVIAPNVPITFAGHVNRTLWDNITAVDLSFDGGKTWQVAPGTQEWAIVYTPTAPGILTVLTRVRDDTTTFRPLTRHFTVGDRPVGFVSCSPCEFKQPNLGPSTAFLRTDSDPRPVELGLRFQVDRPGAITGIKVTHYAIGPGTPHARLWTADGQLLAEAKSDNFTYTFPAPVWITPGATYIASFFTPWGQYAVTENHHRGAIIQPPFTAPPEAGVYYYADEGPEPETGGFPTKTYKSSYYWISPVFLPAR; from the coding sequence TTGCTCCGCAGACTCATCTCGATCCTGTCTGCTCTCCTGCTGTTGCCCACCATCTCGCCGGGAATAGCGCACGCCATACCCGGAGCAATCATCACCACGCCCTCCGACACCGGCGTGATAGCGCCCAACGTGCCGATCACCTTCGCGGGCCACGTCAACCGAACACTCTGGGACAACATCACCGCCGTGGACCTGTCCTTCGACGGCGGCAAAACCTGGCAAGTCGCCCCCGGCACCCAGGAATGGGCGATCGTCTACACCCCCACGGCACCCGGGATTCTCACTGTCCTAACGCGAGTCCGAGATGACACAACCACTTTTCGTCCTCTTACCCGCCACTTCACCGTAGGCGACCGGCCGGTTGGCTTCGTCTCTTGCTCCCCCTGCGAGTTCAAGCAACCAAACCTTGGCCCCAGCACAGCGTTCTTACGCACTGACTCCGACCCGCGACCCGTAGAACTAGGCCTCCGCTTCCAAGTTGACCGCCCTGGCGCGATCACGGGCATAAAGGTCACGCACTACGCCATAGGCCCTGGAACCCCCCACGCCCGCCTATGGACCGCGGACGGTCAACTCCTCGCTGAGGCAAAGTCGGACAACTTCACCTACACCTTCCCCGCGCCCGTGTGGATCACTCCAGGCGCCACCTACATAGCGTCCTTCTTCACGCCCTGGGGCCAATACGCCGTGACCGAGAACCACCACCGCGGCGCGATAATCCAACCCCCCTTCACCGCACCCCCCGAAGCAGGCGTCTACTACTACGCCGACGAGGGCCCCGAACCCGAAACCGGCGGCTTCCCCACGAAGACCTACAAGTCCAGCTACTACTGGATCTCCCCCGTCTTCCTCCCAGCCCGCTGA